Proteins encoded within one genomic window of Episyrphus balteatus chromosome 1, idEpiBalt1.1, whole genome shotgun sequence:
- the LOC129907493 gene encoding uncharacterized protein LOC129907493, which produces MSSRADESPAPSLSEVLYAMSNEILDDEFLDVDPLGSPNECSESSDKDFSADDEDNGDPTYQLENQNENSALRNFYEAAHDILMSILHPHLKIINPTIGIYHSNSKNCSKIT; this is translated from the exons ATGTCGAGCAGGGCTGACGAGTCACCTGCGCCAAGTTTATCGGAGGTGCTTTATGC catGAGCAACGAAATATTGGATGATGAATTCCTCGATGTCGATCCATTAGGTTCGCCCAATGAGTGCTCTGAATCCAGTGACAAGGACTTTTCAGCAGACGATGAAGATAACGGCGATCCCACGTAccagttagaaaatcaaaatgaaaactCGGCCCTCCGAAATTTTTATGAAGCTGCACATGATATTCTTATGTCTATACTCcatccacatctaaaaataatCAACCCAACGATCGGAATCTACCATTCTAATtctaaaaattgttcaaaaataacataa